Proteins encoded in a region of the Mycolicibacterium neoaurum genome:
- a CDS encoding MmcQ/YjbR family DNA-binding protein, with amino-acid sequence MPHPVMFSDDDLGLAELRTVALAFPEAFEKVSWGRPVFCAPKMFAMYGGSAKADGAMIAYPYALLVKVDESDRRSLEQDTRFFFPAYMGPFGWLGLDLTAAEVDWDEVRELVDASFRLVAAKRLIRELDAR; translated from the coding sequence GTGCCGCATCCGGTGATGTTCTCCGACGATGATCTCGGGCTGGCCGAACTGCGCACCGTGGCTCTCGCTTTCCCTGAGGCGTTCGAGAAGGTGTCCTGGGGCCGACCCGTGTTCTGCGCCCCGAAGATGTTCGCCATGTACGGCGGCAGCGCCAAAGCCGATGGTGCGATGATCGCCTACCCGTACGCACTGCTGGTCAAGGTCGACGAATCCGACCGGCGCTCGCTGGAACAGGACACCCGGTTCTTCTTCCCCGCATATATGGGCCCGTTCGGTTGGCTGGGCCTGGATCTGACGGCGGCAGAGGTGGATTGGGATGAGGTGCGGGAGCTGGTCGATGCGTCGTTCAGGTTGGTGGCGGCCAAGAGACTGATCCGCGAGCTCGACGCCCGATGA
- the ligA gene encoding NAD-dependent DNA ligase LigA, with translation MSSPDAEARGRWQELAEEVRGHQFRYYVKDAPVISDADFDVLLRQLEALEEQYPELRTPDSPTQLVGGAGFATDFAAADHLERMLSLDNAFDTDELSAWAARLGAEIGTEIDYLCELKIDGVALALVYRDGVLVRAATRGDGRSGEDVTLNARTIDDIPERLTGTDEFPVPAVLEVRGEVFFRVADFEELNAGLVAEGKPPFANPRNSAAGSLRQKNPAVTARRRLRMICHGLGKAEGFSPTSLHDAYRALGAWGLPVSTHTTRVRGIAAVAERIAYWGEHRHDVEHEIDGLVVKVDDVSLQRRLGATSRAPRWAIAYKYPPEEVTTKLLDIRVNVGRTGRVTPFAYMEPVKVAGSTVGLATLHNASEVKRKGVLIGDTVVIRKAGDVIPEVLAPVVDLRDGSEREFVMPTHCPECGTALAPAKEGDADIRCPNTRTCPAQLRERVFHVAGRGAFDIEGLGYEAASALLQAGAITDEGDLFTLTADQLLQTDLFTTKAGALSANGKRLLANLDKAKSQPLWRVLVALSIRHVGPTAARALAGEFGSLDAIRAASEAELAAVEGVGPTIAAAVIEWFDVDWHRTIVDKWQDAGVRMVDERDAGIERTLEGLSIVVTGSLTGFSRDEAKEAILVRGGKAAGSVSKKTSYVVAGDAPGSKYDKAIELGVPVLDEDGFVKLLTDGPEPTDES, from the coding sequence GTGAGCTCACCGGATGCAGAGGCGCGTGGTCGCTGGCAGGAACTTGCCGAGGAGGTGCGTGGGCACCAGTTCCGGTACTACGTCAAGGACGCCCCGGTCATCTCCGATGCGGATTTCGACGTGCTGCTGCGACAGCTGGAGGCGCTCGAGGAGCAGTACCCCGAACTGCGTACCCCGGATTCGCCGACGCAGTTGGTCGGGGGTGCCGGGTTCGCCACCGATTTCGCCGCCGCCGACCATCTGGAGCGGATGCTCTCGCTGGACAACGCCTTCGACACCGACGAACTGTCGGCGTGGGCCGCGCGGTTGGGTGCCGAGATCGGTACCGAGATCGATTACCTGTGCGAGCTGAAGATTGACGGTGTCGCGTTGGCGCTGGTGTACCGCGACGGTGTGTTGGTGCGCGCCGCCACCCGAGGTGACGGCCGCAGCGGTGAAGATGTCACCCTGAATGCGCGCACCATCGACGATATCCCCGAACGACTCACCGGCACAGATGAATTCCCCGTTCCCGCAGTACTCGAGGTGCGCGGGGAGGTGTTCTTCCGGGTCGCCGACTTCGAGGAACTCAACGCCGGTCTGGTCGCCGAGGGAAAGCCGCCGTTCGCCAATCCGCGCAACAGCGCGGCGGGATCGTTGCGCCAGAAGAATCCAGCGGTGACCGCACGGCGGCGGCTGCGGATGATCTGTCACGGTCTCGGTAAGGCCGAGGGGTTCAGCCCGACCTCGCTGCACGACGCCTACCGGGCGCTGGGCGCCTGGGGGCTGCCGGTGTCCACCCACACCACCCGGGTCCGCGGCATCGCCGCGGTCGCCGAACGCATCGCCTACTGGGGTGAGCACCGCCACGACGTCGAACACGAGATCGACGGCCTGGTGGTCAAGGTCGACGACGTGTCCCTACAGCGTCGTCTCGGTGCCACCTCGCGCGCCCCGCGTTGGGCGATCGCCTACAAGTACCCGCCCGAGGAGGTCACCACCAAACTCCTCGACATCCGGGTCAACGTCGGACGCACCGGTCGGGTCACCCCGTTCGCCTACATGGAGCCCGTGAAGGTCGCCGGGTCCACCGTCGGCCTGGCCACCCTGCACAACGCCTCCGAGGTCAAGCGCAAGGGTGTGCTGATCGGTGACACGGTGGTGATCCGCAAGGCCGGCGATGTCATCCCCGAGGTGCTCGCCCCGGTGGTGGATCTGCGCGACGGCAGCGAACGCGAATTCGTCATGCCGACCCACTGCCCGGAGTGCGGCACGGCGCTGGCGCCTGCCAAGGAGGGCGATGCCGACATCCGTTGCCCGAACACTCGAACCTGCCCGGCCCAGTTGCGTGAGCGCGTCTTCCACGTCGCGGGTCGGGGTGCGTTCGATATCGAGGGCCTCGGCTACGAGGCGGCGAGCGCGCTGCTGCAGGCGGGGGCCATCACCGACGAGGGTGACCTCTTCACGCTGACCGCCGACCAACTGCTGCAGACCGACCTGTTCACCACCAAGGCCGGCGCACTCTCGGCCAACGGCAAGCGGCTTCTGGCCAACCTGGACAAGGCGAAGTCCCAGCCGCTGTGGCGGGTGCTCGTCGCGCTGTCCATCCGCCATGTCGGACCCACCGCGGCCCGCGCACTGGCCGGTGAGTTCGGCAGCCTCGACGCCATCCGGGCGGCCTCGGAGGCGGAACTGGCCGCCGTCGAGGGGGTCGGGCCGACCATCGCGGCCGCCGTCATCGAATGGTTCGATGTCGACTGGCACCGCACCATCGTCGACAAATGGCAGGACGCCGGAGTCCGCATGGTCGACGAGCGTGACGCCGGTATCGAGCGCACGCTGGAGGGATTGTCCATCGTCGTCACCGGCTCACTGACCGGCTTCTCCCGCGACGAGGCCAAGGAGGCGATTCTGGTCCGCGGCGGCAAGGCCGCCGGATCGGTGTCGAAGAAGACCTCCTACGTCGTCG